A portion of the Pomacea canaliculata isolate SZHN2017 linkage group LG13, ASM307304v1, whole genome shotgun sequence genome contains these proteins:
- the LOC112553781 gene encoding ubiquitin-associated protein 2-like isoform X2 yields MSTLVGTQRANRTNKDKNAKSTSVLGSQTPSATYKTDKQPAKIQVFEDQLRIAQILDNGRDTTNMATVKQLSEMTGRSEEDVVVALHDAKDDPHRAVEILLEGEGEQGEWVEQGKKKKRSNTLKSDKETHSNHQDADRIDERPDRLHERPEHDRFEAPSRRGRDRRSGGPIPRLVRIRGRGTNNFSGNRDREGGRINRDNRDRSSYSGERESQEKEADWDTDTTELREKRGDNERSAGRERGRGRGRGMGGGFGRRGGRGSRQQRFERQNESGDVSFGTWTNETAESAEKENSNWGGESFDETWKEDWNEDTWTGTLEESKVFTPSQTKSQMESDLTSALSDSTNTIGQSVSVMPPVWHRLDVGSLFSKSAEFAKAPDFTKSSESGGDSFISQYNQQATESIKNSIGIGSSSRQNLPNLSTVTHSQPQHPSQPLSPLPLPQREIGQSVRGSLPSPIPSSILPSTSSSLGQQAQQQQQQRQRSQRSKLPPPSKIPSSAVEMPGHMMPQLDVQFGVDFGTDSREFGFGTGGGGGDNTTVTTSFSSATTANSVGIVNHLSQVSKPSADDTLQTSVMSSSAGSKSQQASIQVIDVSPSRPAVYPNSVYTTPTKSDSQSLVQSANKVSGDAVAFPSPSPDHKSSGLISSQRTTQSPSTLAQATNGFSAGTYSSHAGHKSTGLTTVSSASQTFPHTAAPTQSTATTYQNQYASQNQFTSSQGPHGAHSQFSSAGQSQFPSSQSQYPSAVSAGSSSAQNQYMAAQAPFQSSQGQFAAVQSGQNQFQGAGSQYGTYQSSSSSFQSQTGISSSSATPSVQSSLYQTSNQQSGSSYPSTSGSFHVRDSQSSSSLQPSSGSQSASGYQPQPAAVAPGLKAPSTQTNSSYSSQTYSTTQHPQNLQTSPLSNKLGDSLSKMSLKDSALDTRPATHYDHGSTATTTASMTSSISTSSISAVTSTVSAMTTPVATSSTLNSRVSSTLPVTSESKAPPNPPPGVPLINPQPYIMGQGIPPYYPFYGFEEMQMLQQRLPLTGSYYDMSAFPPVPSTIAGRDQAALGSTPFTGAGSDNKQMNRVDAQSPNSSSQQQSSHSAPQQTLPFNIHYGYYLPGAAVLPGAAGFQFPPMYPMPPVTNAPAPHVPGTPAANQLPKTYGTHQAYASKGYEEISGTQDLPKPSYGGVQQQAKVAGGSRMSTRTGSTADMNAGGYTKSHTQGFDKQGFPGGTPPPFGLPLTSATQAGPLGAPAAPYGTPFLPMMPPQPHNQAILHHQLQQDSGASSGRGLQQPANQGKSGGTKSYNTYWTN; encoded by the exons ATGAGCACACTGGTGGGCACTCAACGTGCCAATAGGACTAACAAGGACAAGAATGCCAAATCCACATCTGTGCTGGGGAGCCAGACGCCTTCAGCCACATATAAGACAGATAAACAGCCTGCCAAGATCCAG GTTTTTGAGGATCAGTTGCGCATAGCCCAGATCCTTGACAATGGCAGGGACACTACTAACATGGCTACTGTCAAACAG TTATCAGAGATGACAGGGCGATCAGAAGAGGATGTTGTAGTTGCACTTCATGATGCTAAAGATGACCCTCACCGAGCTGTTGAGATTCTTCTTGAAGGGGAAGGGGAACAG GGTGAGTGGGTTgagcaagggaaaaaaaagaaacgatcTAACACCCTAAAGAGTGATAAAGAGACCCACAGCAACCACCAGGATGCTGACAGGATTGATGAAAGACCAGATCGTTTGCACGAACGCCCTGAGCATGACAGATTTGAAGCTCCCTCACG ACGTGGGAGAGATCGCCGCAGTGGAGGCCCCATTCCACGTTTAGTCCGAATAAGAGGTCGTGGTACAAACAATTTCAGTGGTAATCGTGATCGCGAAGGTGGTCGCATTAATCGTGACAACCGCGATCGCAGCAGTTACAGTGGTGAGCGAGAGTCACAAGAGAAGGAAGCAGATTGGGATACAGATACAACAGAATTAAGAGAAAAACGGGGCGACAACGAACGAAGCGCTGGCAGAGAAAGAGGTCGCGGGCGTGGAAGAGGAATGG GTGGTGGGTTTGGcagacgaggaggaagaggCAG CAGGCAGCAGAGATTTGAACGGCAGAATGAGTCAGGGGATGTCTCCTTTGGCACTTGGACAAATGAAACAGCTGAAAGtgcagaaaaggaaaacagca attGGGGTGGTGAGTCATTTGATGAGACATGGAAAGAAGATTGGAATGAAGACACATGGACAGGAACT ctAGAAGAGTCAAAGGTATTTACTCCATCTCAGACAAAATCGCAGATGGAATCGGATCTAACTTCAGCTTTAAGTGATTCAACAAATACAATAGGACAGAG TGTATCTGTGATGCCTCCTGTATGGCACAGGCTTGATGTTGGGAGTTTATTCTCCAAGTCAGCTGAGTTTGCTAAGGCTCCAGACTTTACTAAAAGCAGCGAGTCAGGTGGAGATTCCTTCATTTCTCAGTACAATCAGCAAGCAACAGAGTCCATCAAAAACTCAATTGGG ATTGGGTCATCTTCACGCCAGAACCTGCCAAACCTCTCAACTGTTACGCATTCTCAGCCTCAGCATCCATCACAGCCTCTTAGCCCACTTCCCTTACCACAGCGAGAGATAGGTCAGTCTGTGCGGGGCTCTCTTCCATCTCCAATCCCTTCTTCAATACTACCTTCGACTTCATCCTCTCTTGGGCAGCAggcacagcaacagcagcagcagaggcAGCGGTCTCAGAGGTCGAAGCTTCCTCCACCGTCCAAG ATTCCATCCTCAGCAGTTGAGATGCCTGGTCATATGATGCCTCAGCTAGACGTACAGTTTGGAGTAGATTTTGGCACAGACTCGCGGGAGTTTGGCTTTGGAActggtggtgggggaggagatAATACAACAGTAACTACCTCCTTCTCCAGTGCTACAACTGCCAACAG TGTTGGCATTGTAAACCACCTAAGCCAGGTCTCAAAACCCTCAGCAGATGACACTCTTCAGACCTCTGTGATGTCCTCATCTGCTGGTTCAAAATCTCAGCAAGCATCTATCCAAGTTATAGATGTCTCACCATCACGACCAGCAGTTTACCCTAACTCTGTGTATACCACACCTACTAAGTCAGACTCACAGTCTCTTGTACAGTCTGCCAACAAG GTTTCGGGAGATGCAGTTGCATTTCCATCGCCGTCCCCAGACCACAAGTCAAGTGGTTTGATCAGCTCACAACGAACAACGCAAAGTCCCTCAACCTTAGCACAAG CCACCAATGGTTTTTCTGCTGGTACCTATTCATCTCATGCTGGGCACAAATCTACAGGCCTTACTACAGTATCCTCTGCCTCCCAGACTTTTCCACACACTGCTGCACCAACACAATCAACAGCCACCACGTACCAAAACCAATATGCTAGCCAGAACCAGTTCACTAGTTCCCAGGGACCGCATGGTGCACACAGTCAGTTTTCATCAGCTGGACAGTCCCAATTCCCTAGCAGTCAGTCACAATATCCGTCTGCGGTTTCCGCTGGCTCATCCTCTGCTCAGAACCAATACATGGCCGCACAGGCTCCATTCCAGAGCAGCCAGGGCCAGTTTGCTGCAGTACAGTCTGGCCAGAACCAGTTCCAGGGTGCTGGTAGCCAGTATGGCACTTACCAATCTTCGTCCTCTTCATTCCAATCTCAAACAGGCATATCATCATCAAGTGCTACCCCATCAGTCCAAAGTTCCTTGTATCAGACTTCAAATCAACAATCTGGAAGCTCCTACCCAAGTACTTCTGGTTCGTTCCACGTGAGGGATTCTCAGTCATCATCGAGCTTGCAGCCGTCTTCAGGTAGTCAGTCTGCCAGTGGGTATCAGCCACAGCCAGCAGCCGTTGCTCCAGGTTTGAAGGCACCCAGCACCCAGACTAACAGCAGCTACAGCTCCCAGACATACAGCACCACCCAGCACCCACAGAATTTGCAGACCTCTCCTCTTAGCAATAAGCTGGGGGATAGCCTGTCCAAGATGTCCTTGAAGGATTCAGCGCTAGACACGAGACCAGCAACCCAT TATGATCATGGGAGCAccgcaacaacaacagctagCATGACTTCATCAATCAGCACGTCATCCATATCAGCAGTGACGTCAACTGTATCAGCCATGACCACACCTGTGGCGACAAGTTCCACGCTGAATTCAAGAGTTTCATCAACTCTTCCCGTCACCAGTGAGT ctaAAGCTCCCCCAAATCCTCCACCTGGTGTTCCATTGATCAACCCTCAGCCCTACATTATGGGCCAGGGCATTCCGCCTTACTAT CCTTTTTATGGGTTTGAAGAGATGCAGATGCTGCAACAAAGATTGCCTCTG ACAGGCAGTTACTATGATATGAGTGCTTTCCCCCCTGTTCCCTCTACAATAGCTGGTAGAGACCAGGCAGCTCTTGGCAGCACACCATTCACAG GGGCTGGCTCTGACAACAAGCAGATGAACCGTGTGGATGCTCAGTCACCCAACTCATCATCTCAGCAGCAGTCTAGTCACAGTGCCCCTCAGCAAACATTGCCTTTCAACATTCATTATGGCTATTACCTCCCAGGTGCTGCTGTTCTGCCTGGGGCTGCAGGCTTCCAGTTCCCTCCCATGTACCCA ATGCCGCCAGTGACCAACGCCCCAGCTCCACATGTTCCTGGGACCCCTGCGGCTAATCAGCTGCCAAAAACATATGGGACACATCAGGCGTATGCTTCTAAAG GCTATGAGGAGATAAGTGGCACACAGGACCTGCCCAAACCGTCCTATGGCGGAGTGCAGCAGCAGGCCAAGGTGGCTGGTGGTTCACGTATGTCCACTC GGACAGGGAGCACTGCTGACATGAATGCAGGGGGCTATACCAAATCTCACACTCAG GGATTCGACAAGCAAGGATTTCCTGGAGGCACACCCCCACCGTTTGGTTTGCCACTGACTTCCGCCACCCAGGCAGGTCCTCTTGGTGCTCCTGCTGCACCATATGGAACCCCATTTTTGCCAATGATGCCACCGCAGCCACACAACCAAGCTATCCTGCATCACCAGTTGCAACAG GACTCAGGTGCAAGCTCTGGCCGTGGCTTGCAGCAGCCAGCAAACCAAGGAAAGAGTGGTGGAACCAAGTCCTATAATACCTACTGGACCAACTGA
- the LOC112553781 gene encoding ubiquitin-associated protein 2-like isoform X4 gives MSTLVGTQRANRTNKDKNAKSTSVLGSQTPSATYKTDKQPAKIQVFEDQLRIAQILDNGRDTTNMATVKQLSEMTGRSEEDVVVALHDAKDDPHRAVEILLEGEGEQGEWVEQGKKKKRSNTLKSDKETHSNHQDADRIDERPDRLHERPEHDRFEAPSRRGRDRRSGGPIPRLVRIRGRGTNNFSGNRDREGGRINRDNRDRSSYSGERESQEKEADWDTDTTELREKRGDNERSAGRERGRGRGRGMGGGFGRRGGRGSRQQRFERQNESGDVSFGTWTNETAESAEKENSNWGGESFDETWKEDWNEDTWTGTLEESKVFTPSQTKSQMESDLTSALSDSTNTIGQSVSVMPPVWHRLDVGSLFSKSAEFAKAPDFTKSSESGGDSFISQYNQQATESIKNSIGIGSSSRQNLPNLSTVTHSQPQHPSQPLSPLPLPQREIGQSVRGSLPSPIPSSILPSTSSSLGQQAQQQQQQRQRSQRSKLPPPSKIPSSAVEMPGHMMPQLDVQFGVDFGTDSREFGFGTGGGGGDNTTVTTSFSSATTANSVGIVNHLSQVSKPSADDTLQTSVMSSSAGSKSQQASIQVIDVSPSRPAVYPNSVYTTPTKSDSQSLVQSANKVSGDAVAFPSPSPDHKSSGLISSQRTTQSPSTLAQATNGFSAGTYSSHAGHKSTGLTTVSSASQTFPHTAAPTQSTATTYQNQYASQNQFTSSQGPHGAHSQFSSAGQSQFPSSQSQYPSAVSAGSSSAQNQYMAAQAPFQSSQGQFAAVQSGQNQFQGAGSQYGTYQSSSSSFQSQTGISSSSATPSVQSSLYQTSNQQSGSSYPSTSGSFHVRDSQSSSSLQPSSGSQSASGYQPQPAAVAPGLKAPSTQTNSSYSSQTYSTTQHPQNLQTSPLSNKLGDSLSKMSLKDSALDTRPATHYDHGSTATTTASMTSSISTSSISAVTSTVSAMTTPVATSSTLNSRVSSTLPVTTKAPPNPPPGVPLINPQPYIMGQGIPPYYPFYGFEEMQMLQQRLPLQTGSYYDMSAFPPVPSTIAGRDQAALGSTPFTGAGSDNKQMNRVDAQSPNSSSQQQSSHSAPQQTLPFNIHYGYYLPGAAVLPGAAGFQFPPMYPMPPVTNAPAPHVPGTPAANQLPKTYGTHQAYASKGYEEISGTQDLPKPSYGGVQQQAKVAGGSRMSTRTGSTADMNAGGYTKSHTQGFDKQGFPGGTPPPFGLPLTSATQAGPLGAPAAPYGTPFLPMMPPQPHNQAILHHQLQQDSGASSGRGLQQPANQGKSGGTKSYNTYWTN, from the exons ATGAGCACACTGGTGGGCACTCAACGTGCCAATAGGACTAACAAGGACAAGAATGCCAAATCCACATCTGTGCTGGGGAGCCAGACGCCTTCAGCCACATATAAGACAGATAAACAGCCTGCCAAGATCCAG GTTTTTGAGGATCAGTTGCGCATAGCCCAGATCCTTGACAATGGCAGGGACACTACTAACATGGCTACTGTCAAACAG TTATCAGAGATGACAGGGCGATCAGAAGAGGATGTTGTAGTTGCACTTCATGATGCTAAAGATGACCCTCACCGAGCTGTTGAGATTCTTCTTGAAGGGGAAGGGGAACAG GGTGAGTGGGTTgagcaagggaaaaaaaagaaacgatcTAACACCCTAAAGAGTGATAAAGAGACCCACAGCAACCACCAGGATGCTGACAGGATTGATGAAAGACCAGATCGTTTGCACGAACGCCCTGAGCATGACAGATTTGAAGCTCCCTCACG ACGTGGGAGAGATCGCCGCAGTGGAGGCCCCATTCCACGTTTAGTCCGAATAAGAGGTCGTGGTACAAACAATTTCAGTGGTAATCGTGATCGCGAAGGTGGTCGCATTAATCGTGACAACCGCGATCGCAGCAGTTACAGTGGTGAGCGAGAGTCACAAGAGAAGGAAGCAGATTGGGATACAGATACAACAGAATTAAGAGAAAAACGGGGCGACAACGAACGAAGCGCTGGCAGAGAAAGAGGTCGCGGGCGTGGAAGAGGAATGG GTGGTGGGTTTGGcagacgaggaggaagaggCAG CAGGCAGCAGAGATTTGAACGGCAGAATGAGTCAGGGGATGTCTCCTTTGGCACTTGGACAAATGAAACAGCTGAAAGtgcagaaaaggaaaacagca attGGGGTGGTGAGTCATTTGATGAGACATGGAAAGAAGATTGGAATGAAGACACATGGACAGGAACT ctAGAAGAGTCAAAGGTATTTACTCCATCTCAGACAAAATCGCAGATGGAATCGGATCTAACTTCAGCTTTAAGTGATTCAACAAATACAATAGGACAGAG TGTATCTGTGATGCCTCCTGTATGGCACAGGCTTGATGTTGGGAGTTTATTCTCCAAGTCAGCTGAGTTTGCTAAGGCTCCAGACTTTACTAAAAGCAGCGAGTCAGGTGGAGATTCCTTCATTTCTCAGTACAATCAGCAAGCAACAGAGTCCATCAAAAACTCAATTGGG ATTGGGTCATCTTCACGCCAGAACCTGCCAAACCTCTCAACTGTTACGCATTCTCAGCCTCAGCATCCATCACAGCCTCTTAGCCCACTTCCCTTACCACAGCGAGAGATAGGTCAGTCTGTGCGGGGCTCTCTTCCATCTCCAATCCCTTCTTCAATACTACCTTCGACTTCATCCTCTCTTGGGCAGCAggcacagcaacagcagcagcagaggcAGCGGTCTCAGAGGTCGAAGCTTCCTCCACCGTCCAAG ATTCCATCCTCAGCAGTTGAGATGCCTGGTCATATGATGCCTCAGCTAGACGTACAGTTTGGAGTAGATTTTGGCACAGACTCGCGGGAGTTTGGCTTTGGAActggtggtgggggaggagatAATACAACAGTAACTACCTCCTTCTCCAGTGCTACAACTGCCAACAG TGTTGGCATTGTAAACCACCTAAGCCAGGTCTCAAAACCCTCAGCAGATGACACTCTTCAGACCTCTGTGATGTCCTCATCTGCTGGTTCAAAATCTCAGCAAGCATCTATCCAAGTTATAGATGTCTCACCATCACGACCAGCAGTTTACCCTAACTCTGTGTATACCACACCTACTAAGTCAGACTCACAGTCTCTTGTACAGTCTGCCAACAAG GTTTCGGGAGATGCAGTTGCATTTCCATCGCCGTCCCCAGACCACAAGTCAAGTGGTTTGATCAGCTCACAACGAACAACGCAAAGTCCCTCAACCTTAGCACAAG CCACCAATGGTTTTTCTGCTGGTACCTATTCATCTCATGCTGGGCACAAATCTACAGGCCTTACTACAGTATCCTCTGCCTCCCAGACTTTTCCACACACTGCTGCACCAACACAATCAACAGCCACCACGTACCAAAACCAATATGCTAGCCAGAACCAGTTCACTAGTTCCCAGGGACCGCATGGTGCACACAGTCAGTTTTCATCAGCTGGACAGTCCCAATTCCCTAGCAGTCAGTCACAATATCCGTCTGCGGTTTCCGCTGGCTCATCCTCTGCTCAGAACCAATACATGGCCGCACAGGCTCCATTCCAGAGCAGCCAGGGCCAGTTTGCTGCAGTACAGTCTGGCCAGAACCAGTTCCAGGGTGCTGGTAGCCAGTATGGCACTTACCAATCTTCGTCCTCTTCATTCCAATCTCAAACAGGCATATCATCATCAAGTGCTACCCCATCAGTCCAAAGTTCCTTGTATCAGACTTCAAATCAACAATCTGGAAGCTCCTACCCAAGTACTTCTGGTTCGTTCCACGTGAGGGATTCTCAGTCATCATCGAGCTTGCAGCCGTCTTCAGGTAGTCAGTCTGCCAGTGGGTATCAGCCACAGCCAGCAGCCGTTGCTCCAGGTTTGAAGGCACCCAGCACCCAGACTAACAGCAGCTACAGCTCCCAGACATACAGCACCACCCAGCACCCACAGAATTTGCAGACCTCTCCTCTTAGCAATAAGCTGGGGGATAGCCTGTCCAAGATGTCCTTGAAGGATTCAGCGCTAGACACGAGACCAGCAACCCAT TATGATCATGGGAGCAccgcaacaacaacagctagCATGACTTCATCAATCAGCACGTCATCCATATCAGCAGTGACGTCAACTGTATCAGCCATGACCACACCTGTGGCGACAAGTTCCACGCTGAATTCAAGAGTTTCATCAACTCTTCCCGTCACCA ctaAAGCTCCCCCAAATCCTCCACCTGGTGTTCCATTGATCAACCCTCAGCCCTACATTATGGGCCAGGGCATTCCGCCTTACTAT CCTTTTTATGGGTTTGAAGAGATGCAGATGCTGCAACAAAGATTGCCTCTG CAGACAGGCAGTTACTATGATATGAGTGCTTTCCCCCCTGTTCCCTCTACAATAGCTGGTAGAGACCAGGCAGCTCTTGGCAGCACACCATTCACAG GGGCTGGCTCTGACAACAAGCAGATGAACCGTGTGGATGCTCAGTCACCCAACTCATCATCTCAGCAGCAGTCTAGTCACAGTGCCCCTCAGCAAACATTGCCTTTCAACATTCATTATGGCTATTACCTCCCAGGTGCTGCTGTTCTGCCTGGGGCTGCAGGCTTCCAGTTCCCTCCCATGTACCCA ATGCCGCCAGTGACCAACGCCCCAGCTCCACATGTTCCTGGGACCCCTGCGGCTAATCAGCTGCCAAAAACATATGGGACACATCAGGCGTATGCTTCTAAAG GCTATGAGGAGATAAGTGGCACACAGGACCTGCCCAAACCGTCCTATGGCGGAGTGCAGCAGCAGGCCAAGGTGGCTGGTGGTTCACGTATGTCCACTC GGACAGGGAGCACTGCTGACATGAATGCAGGGGGCTATACCAAATCTCACACTCAG GGATTCGACAAGCAAGGATTTCCTGGAGGCACACCCCCACCGTTTGGTTTGCCACTGACTTCCGCCACCCAGGCAGGTCCTCTTGGTGCTCCTGCTGCACCATATGGAACCCCATTTTTGCCAATGATGCCACCGCAGCCACACAACCAAGCTATCCTGCATCACCAGTTGCAACAG GACTCAGGTGCAAGCTCTGGCCGTGGCTTGCAGCAGCCAGCAAACCAAGGAAAGAGTGGTGGAACCAAGTCCTATAATACCTACTGGACCAACTGA